The sequence GGCCCTCGCCATGACGAGAAGGTTATGAGCCTCAACCAGATCCGTGGTTGCACGCAAGCGGGCTGTGCGTTGTTCATATTCCGCGCGGCTTGCAAGATGTTTCGCCGCAAGAATGCCTCCAGTGTTGCGATTGAACAACGGGAGAGGCATCGACAGCCCCGCAATACCAGCTTGGGAGCCATCTTCCGCAAAGCGACTGATACCGGCACTGATTTCGATGCTGGGAATACGCTCCGCCTTGGCTAGCGCCAGAGCACCCTTGCTTAGCGCCTCTCCATCTTTCCAGCGGGCAACTTCAGGCGTTTTGTCTATTAATGCTGTGAATGTCTCAACTGAAGGAACATCATTGACATCGTCTAGATCGCCGTCAGCCTCTTTGAACAAGGGTATTGTCCCGCCCCATGATGCCGCAAGGCGTTTGCGCACCGTATCTAACTCTCGTTTAGCTCGATCCCGCACAATTCGGGCGGCAGCTACTTCGACGCCCGCTTTCGTTTCCTCAAGAGGCGTGACTTTACCGGCTTTCACCCTTTGTGCCGCGGCCTGATGCACGTCTTCAGAAACAAGGAGAAGAGATTCAGCTAGTTTAAGCTGGCCCTGCTTCAGCAGAACATCCACAAACACCTTCTTAGTCTGAGTAAGCACATCCAAGCGTTTAGACTCATAATCCCAGCCAGCTAACCGGGCTTCCGTCCGCGCTACCTTCTGGCGTTTGCCTCGTTTCCCTCCCAGTTCAATAGTCTGAATTAGGCGGGCCGTTGTTTGCACCGCATCGTATCCTTGGCGTGCCCCTGAACCCCCGAACTCCTCTGCATTCAGCTCAAGAGTTGGATTCTGCCAAGCGCCCGCTTGCTGCGCGTACCCCTCTGCAGCCTGAACTCCATGCAACGAGCTCGTCAATTCGGGGTTATGCATCATCGCCAATTCAAGTGTTTGCCGAAGCGTAAGTACTCCATCAGGCTCCTGGTTGTCCGCATACACCTGCAATCCCGTTCCCATCAAGGCTAGCGACAGTAGGCCTGGCATACATGCGTGAAAAAAAATCAATTTCTGTTTCATGAATTCTCCTATTGCTTGAAAAAGTAAGTGTTATCAGCCGCTTTTGAGGCGCGACAAGACGGAATCCGCCCTTGGTATTGGCACCAGCAAGTAAAGCCAGGCTAAAGCTCAATGACGGAAAAGGGCGAAACGCCCTTAGGCGGAGATAGGTGGACGGAAGACGTCAGCTATCAGAAGAATTCCCGAGCACTGGGTGTCGGAAAATATGACACAATGAAACACTGAAGCAAATGGGGTATTGGGATTATCGCCGAAAGCAAAAGTCGGTTCCGAGTGACAAACACACGTACAAGTTGTTTCGCAGGTGTCCCCGTAAGAGTCACTACAAACCTTAAAATCCGCCATCGCAGCATCGAAAGCAGCAATAATCAGGACAAATGAAATAAATTTCCGCAACGAAAACATAATCGCGATAAAGTATGTAACTCGCAGGGCAATGTCAATTTGAACTGCGAGGATATTTACAAAACCTGATTCCTGCAAAAAAATACTCCAACCTTGTCGCCCTGTTGTGTATGCTGTTTGACAACTCATGATTTACAGACTCATCATTCTCAGTGGGGATAGGCGCGGCGAACAAATTACGCTTACCCAGGATCCCATGCGTATCGGCAGGGCTGACTCGTGCGAAATCCTGGTAAATGACCCCGAAATTGCGCTATCTCATGCAGAAATCACCCATACCCCTGAAGGACTTTTCATCCGCGATCTCGGGTCTATGAACCGCCTTCTGATCAACCATCATGAGGTCCATCAGGCACACCCCAAACATGGCGATGTCGTTGAAGTGGGCCACACACGCTTTCTGATCCAAGCCTACGTTCAGGCTGAAGTTCAGGGGGGGGGCGACCAGGAAGATTCCGAAGATCAAGCGAATCGCCGCAAACCATGGCTCGTGGGTGGCGGATTAATCCTGGTAGTGGCCTGCATGTTTATATTTATTCCCCGTTGCGAGCGCCTCATGATCACCCCTCGGACTCCTCTGGCTAAACCGACGTCATCCCCCGTCTTTCCCCCACTCGTCCGGACGGTAATTAAAAAGCCCGTGCCAGTCGTTCCGGTATCCGTGGTGCCGACCACCATTCCTGCGCCGGTGGTAGTAACACCGCCACCTCTAAAACTGGAACCGGTTAACGTTCCTCCCAAGCCCCGCGCCGAACCCACACCGGTCAAAGCAGAACCGGTACAAACAATCGAACCCGTACCGGTCAAGGAGGAACCCGTTCCGGTCAAAACCGAGTTTGCACCGATCAAAGTGGAGCCTGCTGTGGCACACCCTCAACCTAAGAAAAACCCGACCACCGACCTGATTGCCGCTGCCCAGAAGGAACTTCAGGAAGCCACTCTGATCCTGATGGGGACCAAGTCAACAGGGACAACAGAAAACGTCATGAACATCACCTCGAATGACACCCCTCTGCCTGTGACCATCATCCCCACCAACCCGCCCACAGTCCAGGAACCCGCTGTCACGCCTCTTGGCGGCCTCATCAAAATCATGGGCACAGACATCAATAAATTCCCGGAAACCGAGCAATTTCGCGAAATGCGGCTGCTCACAATCCGTCTGACTGCCTCGGAGCTTCAAAAGGAAATCGATCCGGATGGCGTGCGGGTAGAGGTGATCTTCATCGATCGGGATAAACGTTCCGGCCAAATTATCCCCGCCTCGTCCCGCGGGCCATCGTCGGCCTTGACCGTACAGGAAAAGTGGCAGTCTGCCGAACAGAAAACCATAATGGCTTCCTATGTCGTCCCGGCAACCCTCCCCCCAACCGAACGCACAGTTCAATATTACGGGTTCAGAATCCGTGTATTTTATTTTGAGAAGCTACAGGATGAACTCAGCCAGCCCAAGGATCTTCCTAAAGGAATCGGTTCTACCGCCACAAATGAGGCCACGCCTCCTGCTCCCTGACCGTTTGCGAACCAGTTTGGATAAAGATTATGCGAGAAAAAATTTCAGCCTGTGTTTTAGCATTTAACGAAGAGAAGAAAATCGGACAGTGCCTCAAAAGCCTGACGTGGTGCGACGAACTGATCGTACTCGACAGCTTCAGCACGGATCGTACGGTGGAGATCTGCCGCCAGTATACCGATAATGTTTATCAGCGCCATTGGCTCGGATATGTGGGCCAACGCAATACGGTCCGCGAATTCGCACAACACCCCTGGGTCCTGTTCATGGATTCCGATGAGGAAATGTCGCCAGCGCTCCGTGAAGAAATTCTAGCCACAATGGATTCCGGAAATAATCGAATCGTGGGGTATGAATTCCCGCGCCAGGTCTTCTATCTTGGTCGATGGATTCGCCATGGCGAATGGTACCCTGATGTCAAACTCCGCCTTTTTAAAAAGGATTTCGGACGGACAGAAGGGCAGGAACCCCATGACAAAGTCGTCGTTCGCGGCCCCGTCAGGCGCTTAAATAATCCTATCTGGCACTATACCTATGACGATCTTGCCGACCACATCAATACCCTCAATCGTTTTTCAACCATCACCGCGCAACAACGTTTCGTTCAGGGCCGCCGATTCCACTGGTCAGAAATGATTATACATCCCCTCGCCCGTTTTTTCAAGGGATACATCCTTAAACAGGGCTTCCGTGATGGAAAACATGGGCTAACCATTGCCCTTATGTCCTCCTATGGCGCTTTTCTTAAATATGCCAAGCAATGGGAACTCGCACTGAAACACACACGCTACTCCAGAGCCATGCCTGACCGAACCAACATGAAGGACGGACTTCAGTGAGAGAGAGATTGTTCCTGCATCTCTTTTGCATGTTGATAAGCATTCCTCTACTTCCCCTCTCCGCCTCACCTCTCGCGTTGGACGAGGCCATTCAAACGGCTCTGCAACATAATGCCCGCCTGGCCTATGGAAGTCTGGCCGTGGATCGCCAACGATTGGGCGTAACCTCGGCCCGCCAGGAGTTCGATCCAGAAATTTCCCCGAATGGCTCCCTCAACAATACCGACGGCAACACGGACTGGCGTTATGGGATCCGGGCGCAAAAGAAATTTCTCTGGGGAACAGAAATTGGGCTGGGCCCCGAAGTCACCCACTATCCTTCTTTTGTGGATGATGCCTGGCGTTCGGCTGTAAAAGTGGACATTCGCCAACCTTTGTTCAGAAATTTCGGAAAACTGGTAAACGAAGAAGGCATCACCGCGGCCAGCGAACGGCTCCGTGCCGAGGAGCGCCGCTGGGAACTTCAAAAGGCGGATATTGTCGTGGATGTGGTTCGTTCATTCGAAACCATACTCCGCCTCCAAAAACAAATTGAATGCGATAAGGCTATTCTTGAGAGAACTGATAAACTGCGCGAGTTGACACGTATTCGCGAACGACAGGGGCGTGCCTCACATGTCGACACATTGCGGATCGATCTTCTCTATGGCCAGGCTCAATCACGCCAGGAAACCCACACGGAAGAATTTTTCTCGGCCTCCCGTGAGCTGGCAGAACTACTGGGCTTCCCGCCTGAACAAAGCATTGAACTGGCAACAACCCCCTTGCCCGATCTGGACGTCCCACCCATGGAAGCCGCCATCCAAACGTCCCTGAGCAACCGTCTTGACTATGCTCAATCCCTGGACGATTACCGAAGTCTGCAACGCCAGGTTAAACTGGCTCGGCGAAAACTTGAACCGGATCTCACACTTGTGGCGGAAAACCAACAATATGATCAAGACAACCACTTTTCTGGTTCAACGGATTTTAATAACAACCTTTGGACTGTCGGTCTTGCAGGCCAGATGGATCTCCTGCAACATCGCAACAAAACGGCCGTCAACACGGCCAAGGTGGATGTCCAGTCTGCGTGGGAGGCCATTTGCATTAAAAGGAGAACCCTGGCTCGCGAAGTTCAGCAAGCGGT is a genomic window of bacterium containing:
- a CDS encoding TolC family protein; the protein is MKQKLIFFHACMPGLLSLALMGTGLQVYADNQEPDGVLTLRQTLELAMMHNPELTSSLHGVQAAEGYAQQAGAWQNPTLELNAEEFGGSGARQGYDAVQTTARLIQTIELGGKRGKRQKVARTEARLAGWDYESKRLDVLTQTKKVFVDVLLKQGQLKLAESLLLVSEDVHQAAAQRVKAGKVTPLEETKAGVEVAAARIVRDRAKRELDTVRKRLAASWGGTIPLFKEADGDLDDVNDVPSVETFTALIDKTPEVARWKDGEALSKGALALAKAERIPSIEISAGISRFAEDGSQAGIAGLSMPLPLFNRNTGGILAAKHLASRAEYEQRTARLRATTDLVEAHNLLVMARAEALTTKGELLPGAQQAFDAAQIGYREGKFGYLEVLDTQRTLGEAKSRYLDVLATYHKAAADVERLTGTPTQVSQ
- a CDS encoding FHA domain-containing protein encodes the protein MIYRLIILSGDRRGEQITLTQDPMRIGRADSCEILVNDPEIALSHAEITHTPEGLFIRDLGSMNRLLINHHEVHQAHPKHGDVVEVGHTRFLIQAYVQAEVQGGGDQEDSEDQANRRKPWLVGGGLILVVACMFIFIPRCERLMITPRTPLAKPTSSPVFPPLVRTVIKKPVPVVPVSVVPTTIPAPVVVTPPPLKLEPVNVPPKPRAEPTPVKAEPVQTIEPVPVKEEPVPVKTEFAPIKVEPAVAHPQPKKNPTTDLIAAAQKELQEATLILMGTKSTGTTENVMNITSNDTPLPVTIIPTNPPTVQEPAVTPLGGLIKIMGTDINKFPETEQFREMRLLTIRLTASELQKEIDPDGVRVEVIFIDRDKRSGQIIPASSRGPSSALTVQEKWQSAEQKTIMASYVVPATLPPTERTVQYYGFRIRVFYFEKLQDELSQPKDLPKGIGSTATNEATPPAP
- a CDS encoding glycosyltransferase family 2 protein, with amino-acid sequence MREKISACVLAFNEEKKIGQCLKSLTWCDELIVLDSFSTDRTVEICRQYTDNVYQRHWLGYVGQRNTVREFAQHPWVLFMDSDEEMSPALREEILATMDSGNNRIVGYEFPRQVFYLGRWIRHGEWYPDVKLRLFKKDFGRTEGQEPHDKVVVRGPVRRLNNPIWHYTYDDLADHINTLNRFSTITAQQRFVQGRRFHWSEMIIHPLARFFKGYILKQGFRDGKHGLTIALMSSYGAFLKYAKQWELALKHTRYSRAMPDRTNMKDGLQ
- a CDS encoding TolC family protein, which produces MRERLFLHLFCMLISIPLLPLSASPLALDEAIQTALQHNARLAYGSLAVDRQRLGVTSARQEFDPEISPNGSLNNTDGNTDWRYGIRAQKKFLWGTEIGLGPEVTHYPSFVDDAWRSAVKVDIRQPLFRNFGKLVNEEGITAASERLRAEERRWELQKADIVVDVVRSFETILRLQKQIECDKAILERTDKLRELTRIRERQGRASHVDTLRIDLLYGQAQSRQETHTEEFFSASRELAELLGFPPEQSIELATTPLPDLDVPPMEAAIQTSLSNRLDYAQSLDDYRSLQRQVKLARRKLEPDLTLVAENQQYDQDNHFSGSTDFNNNLWTVGLAGQMDLLQHRNKTAVNTAKVDVQSAWEAICIKRRTLAREVQQAVSAYRQVRAEFTIAGRNYEAAQSRAELARRLFEMGRGDNFAVSDAENAFVEAESTLLSTRARICVAGYNLFRIMGILTEAPQSLKPNPL